A DNA window from Arachis duranensis cultivar V14167 chromosome 3, aradu.V14167.gnm2.J7QH, whole genome shotgun sequence contains the following coding sequences:
- the LOC107478340 gene encoding uncharacterized protein LOC107478340: MIWKFPPNKRDEIHRAYIKVGPNQPIFDNYPFSGDKSHRRFQASWFKLFPSWLEYSIEDDAIYYFSCFLFAKKPSINTSSNAFIENGFRNWKKVNSGKECALLNHIGKGPNSFHHKALKSCDDLMKQSQHIDRLLHKQTSEEIEKNRIRLGASIDCIRWLTFQGCAYRGHDESQSSSNREILHILATKVRNSIREEIGDAKFCIIVDEARDESKKEQMAIILRFVTLDSFVKERFFDLVHVTDTCATTLKKELISILSHYNLQVENIRGQGYDGASNMRGEWNGLQALFLKDSPQAYYVHCFAHRLQLALVAASREVLQIHEFFTQLNSIVTIVSASSKRHDQLQEAQAIENANLVAQNELETGKGANQISTLQRAGDTRWSSHFNSICSLVKMFTATNIVLNNIIEDGTTYAQRGEAYGVSKILLSFEFVFTLHLMKEIMGITNVLCQALQQQSQDILNAMHIVSTSKLLLQQLRDGGWCNFFANVKDFCEKHEIEVPNMSAQYVFGRGRSRQPSVTVEHHYRIDVFLATIDSQIQEFNSRFNEQTIELLTLSCALDPNDNFKSFNIEKISKLTEKFYSLDFPSNELNILKSQLQHYQHDIPNHLKGIGTLSELCNKLQEMGKSRTYHMVDRLIRLVLTLPVSTATIERAFSAMKIVKTRL, translated from the exons ATGATTTGGAAGTTTCCTCCAAATAAAAGAGATGAAATCCATCGGGCTTATATTAAAGTTGGGCCAAATCAACCAATTTTTGATAATTATCCATTTTCTGGTGATAAAAGTCATCGTCGCTTTCAAGCTTCATGGTTTAAATTATTCCCATCTTGGTTAGAATATTCTATAGAAGATGAtgctatatattatttttcgtgctttctttttgctaagaaaCCTTCAATCAATACGAGTTCAAATGCTTTTATTGAGAATGGTTTcaggaattggaagaaagtaaaTAGTGGAAAAGAATGTGCTCTTTTGAATCACATTGGCAAAGGTCCTAACTCATTCCATCATAAGGCGCTGAAATCATGTGATGATTTGATGAAACAATCACAACATATTGACAGACTTCTTCATAAGCAAACATCAGAAGAGATTGAAAAGAATCGAATTCGACTAGGAGCATCTATAGATTGTATTAGATGGTTGACATTTCAAGGTTGTGCATACAGAGGACATGATGAAAGCCAAAGTTCAAGCAACAGAG AAATTCTACATATTCTTGCTACTAAGGTGAGAAATTCAATTAGAGAAGAGATTGGAGATGCcaaattttgtattattgttgATGAAGCTAGAGATGAATCTAAAAAGGAGCAAATGGCCATTATTTTGAGATTTGTTACTCTAGATAGTTTTGTTAAAGAGAGATTCTTTGATCTTGTGCATGTCACTGATACTTGTGCAACAACTTTAAAGAAAGAATTGATTTCTATCCTTTCTCATTATAATCTCCAAGTTGAAAATATTAGGGGTCAAGGGTATGATGGTGCTAGCAACATGCGGGGTGAGTGGAATGGTTTGCAAGCTTTGTTTCTTAAAGATTCTCCACAAGCATACTATGTGCATTGTTTTGCTCATAGGTTACAATTAGCATTGGTGGCAGCTTCAAGAGAGGTACTtcaaattcatgaattttttACTCAATTAAACTCTATTGTCACTATTGTTAGTGCTTCTTCAAAAAGACATGATCAATTACAAGAAGCTCAAGCAATTGAAAATGCAAACTTGGTTGCTCAAAATGAATTAGAAACAGGCAAAGGTGCGAATCAAATAAGCACTTTACAAAGAGCTGGGGATACTCGATGGAGCTCtcactttaattctatttgCAGTTTGGTAAAAATGTTTACTGCTACCAACATTGTTCTCAATAATATCATTGAAGACGGGACAACTTATGCACAAAGAGGTGAGGCTTATGgtgttagtaaaatattattgtcatttgaatttgttttcacTTTGCACTTGATGAAAGAGATTATGGGAATCACCAATGTTCTTTGCCAAGCACTGCAACAACAATCACAAGATATTCTTAATGCAATGCATATTGTTTCTACATCAAAGTTACTtcttcaacaattaagagaTGGTGGATGGTGCAATTTTTTTGCAAATGTTAAagatttttgtgaaaaacatgaaattgaaGTCCCTAATATGAGTGCACAATATGTTTTTGGAAGAGGTCGATCTCGTCAACCAAGTGTGACAGTTGAGCATCATTATCGAATAGATGTATTCTTGGCAACAATTGACTCTCAAATACAAGAGTTTAATAGTAGATTTAATGAGCAAACAATAGAGCTTTTGACTTTGAGTTGTGCTTTGGATCCTAATGACAATTTCAAATCATTTAATATTGAAAAAATCAGCAAGTTAACAGAGAAGTTTTattcccttgactttccttctaatgagctaaatattttgaaatctcAGTTGCAACATTATCAGCATGATATACCAAATCATTTGAAAGGCATTGGTACACTTTCTGAATTGTGCAACAAGTTGCAAGAAATGGGAAAATCAAGAACTTATCACATGGTTGATAGATTAATACGTCTTGTTTTGACTCTACCAGTGTCTACAGCAACAATAGAAAGAGCTTTTTCAGCAATGAAAATTGTTAAGACAAGACTCTGA